The DNA segment TAGGCTACAAGCATCCCTTCCCTGAGTGATTACGCCCACTTGATCCCTTCATCCATCTTTTCTAGATAGATCCTCCTTGCTACGACGCTAGCGGCGGCTACTGATGGGTACTTGAGATCGGCTCCTGACTCGATCACGACCTCTATCTCCCTACTCTCGAAGGATGAGAAAGCTTCTCTGAGCCTAACCTCGTCGAAGGAGTCTACAATTATCCTAGAGGCTTCTACCACGTCGAAGACATCTGAAACCACTTGTAGGTGCCATTCAGTTAGCAGATCGTTCAGTTTCCCCTTACTCCACCTGCTCATCAATTGATTTGGAGTCACGACTCTGTAACTCAACGCCAGCGCTCTCCCCTTAACCATATCAGCGAGCTCCAAGAGCCTGTGCTTGGATAGAGATTTCGATTCCAGTAACCCCCTAGCTCTGAGGAATCTCCTACCATCCTCATCCAGTGCGACGGCAGCGATCACTATGGGACCGGATCTCTCACCTTTCCCAGCTTCATCGGACCCTATTTCTATCCCGGGTCGTTCTATCAAGGATTTCTCTATCAGAGGAACGAGGGGCTCGTGGTACACCACTTTACCGCTTAAATAGGCCACTCCTTTGCAGTCGAGCACCTCGAACCTGAAGAGCTCCCATTTACTCTTTGGAGGGAGGACCCTTCCCCCCTCCTTCATCACATGACTTTTAAGTTTCTCCAGCTCCTCTCCTCTTAGCGATGTACTTAACTGCCGCAATCGTGATCACCAGAAGTAAAACGGGAACCGTGATCCAGTATGGTGACTCCTCTCTCGCTATATAAATTACCTGAGTCGTCTCGTTAGATCTCCTCAACTCCTTAGGATACTCTTGGACCCAAGCGATCCAGGCTGCAATGGAGTGATTCCCTTCCTTCTCCGCCTTCAGGGGTATGCTGACGAATGAGAAGTTACCCGGGCCCAGATCCCCTATTTTGACAACCTCATGCCTACTCAGGAACTTGACATGGAGCTCCACATCTAAAGCCTTAAATGAGGATGGGTTGACAATTGTAGCGTTGAACTTGAACTGCCTACCCAGTTTTACCTCTTCAGGGATCTCTATCCTCTCTATTTTAACGCTTGAGGGCTTTATCACTTCGTATGAGTAATCCACATATGTTCTTAGCCTCCTACCAGCCACCTCATACTCGACGGTCACTGATACCTTCTGCTGGCCCCCAGGAGCGTCCATAGGTATCTTTATCGGTATTCTGGCGAATAATACTCTGTGATAGCTCCAGTACTCGACAGTTTCGTTGTATAAAAGACCTGAGATGCTGTCCTCCACCTTGACCACGACGTTCCTCATGGCCGTGGGGTACAGGGGCGGCCCGGTGAGGACGGTCACATTAGCGACTATTATAGAGGGTGGTACTACCTCCGTCTTGCTGAGGTTCAAGAACACCATCGGCTCCCACTTGTGGACATAGATCTGCTTACTGCCCGTCACGGCGTACTTCACGAGGCGTTTCCCTTCCTTGACTATGAGGTGCCCTCTGGCCGATATGGTCCTGCTGACCTCCATGTCTTGGAGGGGAACTCGGACTATAAAGGCCACGTGAGCCGTAGTAGCACCGTCTCCCCGATAGATGGCTGTGTTTCCATCCCACCTGATGTCTATCTTGTTACCCTCCGCGTTTATCCCGCTGGCCCCATAGGGCTCGACCTTCCAGCTGGATGGAGCTGAGATGTACAGTTTGAACTCGACTATGGGCCTAGTCCCGGGAGATGTCACGTTTATGAAGGCATAGAAGAAACCGCCAGCGACCACTTCGGTGTCCGATACACCCAGCAATGCTATCTGAGCTTGTGTAGGTCGTGGGGAAGGTATCGCTAGCAGCATCACCATCATTATAAGCGATGCAGCGGCCGTGTACCTCATCAGGGGTTCTCTCAGCTTGAATATATAAACGGGGTGTGTTGATGGTCGCGGTCGAAGCTATATCATTGACTAAGGCCTTCGGTGATCTCTTAGCGGTCAGAGAACTCAGTTTCAAGGTGGAGGAAGGGACCATATTCGGATTGCTGGGACCTAATGGGGCCGGAAAGACCACGACGCTGAGAATGATCTACGGGGTTCTGAAGCCCACCTCTGGGACGGCAAAGGTGATGGGGGTGGATGTAAGGGAGAATCCCATAGAGGCCAAGAGAAAGATGGGCGTGCTCCCGGAGGATACCGGAGTTTATCCCAGACTGACAGCTGAGGAAAACTTGGTGTACTTCGGTAAACTGAGGGGAATGGATGAGGGGAGGCTCCGGAAGAGGATAAAGGAACTCCTTGAGATCCTGAGCCTCACTGAGAAGAGGTTTGTGGTAGCTGATAAGCTATCTAGAGGACAGAAACAGAAACTAGCGTTCGCTAGAGCTATCCTTGATGAGCCTCCCGTTCTCCTGCTGGACGAGCCCACGCTGGGTGTGGACGTGATGAGCGCTCGAGAGATAAGG comes from the Thermoproteota archaeon genome and includes:
- a CDS encoding ABC transporter ATP-binding protein, giving the protein MVAVEAISLTKAFGDLLAVRELSFKVEEGTIFGLLGPNGAGKTTTLRMIYGVLKPTSGTAKVMGVDVRENPIEAKRKMGVLPEDTGVYPRLTAEENLVYFGKLRGMDEGRLRKRIKELLEILSLTEKRFVVADKLSRGQKQKLAFARAILDEPPVLLLDEPTLGVDVMSAREIRKMIEEYARSGKTVILSTHNMWEVERLCDRIAIISEGTLRYEGSKEDLRRIAGKREFEDIFVRLVRGEVIEKAV